The sequence below is a genomic window from Lycium ferocissimum isolate CSIRO_LF1 chromosome 9, AGI_CSIRO_Lferr_CH_V1, whole genome shotgun sequence.
AGTCAGTCCGTTAAGTTGAACTCATTGAACCAGCTCTAGGTCCGCCTCTGTGCTTGAATAAAACTTTAAGACTTATAAACCTAAAATCATTAGCTAATGTCAATGTCTAGTGTTCTAGTGTGAAGTAATAAAAATGGAGCAGCTAATAAGTTACCTCAGTATTCCAGTTTGTTCTGGCAGTTAAAATAAACAAGGTGCATGTTTGTAGGATAACTCCAACAATCATCCCCCACCATATTCCCtggaaaaaccaaaaaacataCTCATTTTATATGTGTCGAGACAAAAATCCAAAGGAGGAGGGGGAAATGGAATGATCtgtttttcttatattttatttttattggttGATAATTGTGGTGTTCGGGTCAACTTAGACGTCTGGTTATCCAATTTTGTTAAGAGgaatgagaaagaaaaaacttaCTGCTGCTTGCAAACTTGTTTTGAAGCCAAGAATACATCCAATTGGGAGGCCAATAAAATAATAAGTAGCTAGATTGACATATGCTACCACTGCTTGCCATCCACTGCCAACAGCCACACCTAAGATTTGCGAGAAATTGTAAATGTCGATTGCTAGTTATTAGAGTCAAGACAACTTTAGAATTTGATAAAAGATTTAAGATATATACACTTACAGTATAAATATTTCTTGCACTATCAGAATAGTCTAAGATGTTATAGAAGTTAACTCACTatttttttcaagttatcaATCACTATACAATcgttacttctctataacagtcatTCTCTCTAATAACATTTCACCATCACGGCCAAGTTTTTTTTGGAACTGATTTTCATgctatgttatattatatgttctccgTAACAACATTTTACTATAGCAGCCAAAAAAATATCCGGACAAACGCTGCAGTTATAGAAAGGTTTGACTGTAATTATAAAGGTTATCCATAACTGTCTTTTAAGTGATCTGATTGTCTAAATATTTTTCCACTGCCAGTGCTTAGAACTTAAACTCTTTAATAACTTAGTCCTACAAAGAGCAAGCATGCTAGGGGTTGTTTACCTGAGAGAATAGGCTGAATGCCATTCAACCAAACAGAAATGGCAAGTAATGGAGTCAAATGAGAGACAGCTTCAATGACTTGAGAGTCACTTGTAAAGAGTTTGCTTAATCCAACTCTGAATATCAGCACAATAATGCAGAGAATTGTACTGAACATGATACTGGTCATGTTCACTACAACCACTGAAAACTTGGCGACCCTCGGATGTCCTGCTCCAAGCTCGTTACTAACTCGAACACTGCAAGTATGTTAATTAATCGATACGTTAATATTGATATGATAATCTCTGCTAGCTCCCAAATGAACTGATTCCTCAGGTGTAACGTAACTGGCAAATTATTATGGGATCTTTCCACAAGTAGTCTGCCAGATTCACTGTTTATTTTTCCTAGCCAGTATACATAGACTATATAcggttatacacatattatacatggaTATGATACATCCTCCCAGCTATTTTTAATCATTTATCAAGAATGTAGACGCTCTGATGTATAAATACCTGGCTGCAGCTGCTAATCCCAACATACATTGCAAATCCCAGTTCCAGTAATTCATGCTGTTGCCACTAAAAAGTTTGTGAGCATCTGAACAAGTCATTTGAAGACAGAACATGAAAGgaagttttttctttctttaccaaATAGAAATTGAGTCTAGTGAGATTGTAGCATTGGGAAGTAGCCCTGATACAAGCACCAGGCCTTGGAAGTACCATATCTCCAAGCTACattcaaaaaaagaattgaaatttATTACATAAATTTTGCAAAAAGCAAGTGTATATTGTGGGCATATTTGTTGATAGTGGCTGCTGATAGTTGGGATATTTTTAGTTAACCAGGCCAGGCCGTGTGCTAGGTCCTCGGCCCGGTCCACTTCACATGTCACATATGCAAAACCAGCCCAGGCCCCTTTAAAGGGATTGGGTAGGTTAATGCATGAGGTGCCTCGGGCCAATTAAGGGGTATGACAAAAATGGGTTAAAATGGGCCGGAATGTGGATCGACCCTACCCAGTTGATAGGTCTAGTAGAGAGGGAGAGGGAAGGGTATTTTGGCAAATGCAAGTTTATGTTTGTGGGCATATTTGTTGATAGTGGCTGGTGactgttgaaaaaaaaaaaaaaaattagttaactGGGCCGGGCCCCTGGGTTTTCCATGGATCACTAAGCAGGCCCGATCCGTGCTCACTACGTGGCATATGTGAAGCCAGTCCAGGCCTCTTTATTTAAAGAGACAGGATTGGTTATCACATGAGGTGGGCCGGGCTGGTTAAGGGGTCGACTTTAATGGGTAAATGGGCTGGGTTGTTGGTTGACCCGGCCCACTTGATTGAGAATGGAGTTTTGGAAGATATCAACTAACCATAACATGACAGCAGAGGCAACAGTTAGCTTGAAGTAAGGCCAAATGCTATTGAAAGCATTCATAGAGAAACCAGTCCAAGTTTCTTTGCACGAAGGACTAATAACGACATAAAGACCTTGCGCGATGACCAAAAGCCACCACGAGAAGCTCTGCGCGAGGGCAGCTCCGAATAGACCATATTCCAAGACCTCAACCACAAGCCAAGTTATCAGAACATGCACAAGGAATACGGAAACCGCTATATAAGCCAAAGGATTGACAATGTTCTGTGCCTGCAGAAACCTCTGCATTGGACAACTAATAGCAAATGCATAGAGCTGAAGGATCAATCCCCGGGCGAATAACTCGCCTTGCTCAGATATGGTCTCTGATTGGCCTATTGCTTTAACCAATGGCCCAGAGAACCAGTAAGGGAATGAGAGGACTAAAGCTGCTCCAAGGTGAAGTATAATTGCTCTTTGGCATATCACTCCCATAACTGCATATCTTTTTGCTCCATATGCTTGGCCACAAACTGTCTCAACAGCACTTGCCATGCCCAACTTTTGTCAAAGGAGAAACAGAACTCTTTAAGTCAAGTAAGCAAAACCTACCAATATTTGCAGAGTTTAAAAGTGATATGACACAGGCGAATCCATGATTTAAAACGACGAGTGCATCATTGATACTTATATGAAACTCTACAATCTTTATAACTTCTTTATGAGTTTAAGTTCTATCACTAACGATGTAAAACATATTTACACAATCAGATCACTTATAAGGTAATTTTGAGTTGCTGGTAAACTAGTAAAAATCGTAACTAAATGCAGCTATCACACTAAATGCAGCTATCACATGTTAGCGTACTACACGCATAGATATATGATACAGGCGAATCCAAGATTTGAAACAACAAGTGCAAGTCAAGTGTTATGTTACAGGTGAATCCAGGATTTGAAACGAGTGCATCATTGATATTTATATCAAACAATCTTTATAACGTTTTATGAATTAAAGTTCTATCACTAACAGTTAAAATATCACACCCCCTTAAGATGCGACCTTTCTCTAGACCCTGAATGAATGCAGGCTGCCCCTTATTTTTACTGATGTGTAAATTTATATTACACAATCAGATCACTTATAGGGTAATTATAAGTAAATCCATACAATAAGTATTAATTGGTGAACTGGTAAAAATCGTAACTAACCTGCATCTTATCACATGTTAGACTACTACACAggtagtttaattttattttatttttacactatatataacttaaattcataCCATGACACCATAAGCAAGGCCTTGAATTCCCACACTAGCAATGGAAGCACCAGCTAACTCCAATGAACCTAAATGTCCAACAAACATAAGTGTAACAAAGCCAAGCATGTAGTTAAATATCAACACTACAATAACAGCCCCTGACAGAAGCCAAAGTAGTCTTGATTCCCATGTAAACAACTTGAGATACCCTTTGAAAGTCACATTCTTGTGTTCCAAGAACTCTTCGATTTCGTCCGATGACATGTCTGATAAATTAGGTGTTGAATGAAGTATACTAGGGAGCAATGGATGTTGGTCCTCCATTGTTCCTGTTCTCACTGtctttttctttcaacaatGCAACCTTATATGCATTGAAAGGAACAGTATGTGAGTAGATGTAAATATATTTGTACAAGATTCACTGAGGTGAACAGAACAGGTACAACTACCAGTCCTGGTTTAGACTAATGTATAGACTAGTATTTCACCTTTTATCTtgcttttttccttcttttctacTATGAAAAAAGGTAGATGTAGAAAAAAGGTAGATAGAACTAAGTGTATACGTATATTTATAGAGTCAGTTGGAAGCTTAGGTATGGATCGTATATTTATAGAGTCAGTTGGAAGCTTAGGTATGGATAATCTTGATTACCATGAGTGGTGAAAAAGTTAGGTAGCAGAAGGAATTGCTTTGGAACAGATTCACCATTTTACCTTTATGGGTTTGGCAATTCTGAAACAACAATTTCAAGTGCTAATAAATGGATttgaaatttaatatttgtacTTATTGAGTGAATTTCTTAACACGATATAAGCCAAAGCAACTGAGTTCGGCCAAACACATAGCTTACACTCTGGATTTGCCCAAGCCTTTTTACTAACTAAAGTTCTTTCAAGTGTTTAGTCATTTAGCAAACAGTCCCTTGATTAAAGGGCAACCATTTACATGAATCTATGGTTCTGAAAAAATCTCCAAAGATGGCCCTTAGCTTGTTACTCTTCACCGAAAAATTGTTCATTTtatatgacttttttttttaactgtaaTCTCAATCGAAagatacatttttatttttgaaaattcctTAATTTTAAGCATTTCGTTTTACCCTTAATAACATTATTTTTGTAGCTATATAAAgatgtcatgacatgtgtaagACCAAAACATAAGTATTATGATACTTTTGACATGTGCAAAAAccacttttttattattattcaaATTCAGCGGCCAATCAAATTCCaccatataaaatgaaacagaGGGATAATTCTTTCTCATGTAGTTTATCTCTTATAGCTGACAAATAACCAGCTCGCAATAAATAAAGAAGGTACAAACGTACGGTAATATTATAAATGATCCAATAGCAAATACTCATAGCGTTATCCTGTGCTTCCAGACATGCTTTGATTGGTTGCCTCTTCATATGCTAGTTAATCATATCATTAACATGAACAACAACACATTGTTGTTCATGTTAATGATATGATTAACTAGCATATGAATCATATCATTAACATGAAAGAAGCAAAAAGATTCTTCAATATTAACAAGGAATAAGCTAAACTATTTTCCTACTAGTTCCAATCTTTTGTCTTCATGTAGACAAAGTCATGGCAAAACGTGAACAGGACTAAAAAATGATATGCTTATTAATTTCAAccatatattattaaaaaaggCCTTAAAACAATGTATGAACTTTTGACGAGGACCATACTTGGTGCCCAAGTACCACCAACTCCATGTTCCCTCGTATGCGcttacaaattttttaaaagggcCCTTCTTGTTCTCCAAGTAAAACTACCTCTATGGTCACTATAATATGCTAGCTGATAGTGAATCAAGTTCCAAATCACCTTtctttctcctcctcctcctaaTCAAAATTTGTATTTCTCAGTCTTCTATTACATTTTTGGGCAGCATAATTAAGTGAAATATTTTTGTGCTCTCCTTATCCAAAAGGTTAATTTGTTCCGGAAACTCGGATTCAAGATCTCacatttaaaattcaaattctaaCCTCTAACTAAGGGTAAAGGGATTCCAACCATCTTATAGCCGAccttatcttatttgatttcaACCATTCTACCAACTAATTAGTTGTACCTCCAACAAAACAGATGGCTGCCCCCAATACACAACAAAATCATGCTTCTTTCCAAAAAGACTATGACAAACAGAGTGAACTAAAAGCCTTTGATGACACAAAAGCTGGAGTCAAAGGTCTTATTGATGCTGGAATTACAAAAGTACCTCAAATATTCATCCATCCGGAAGCCTTAACCTCAATAAATCCCAATAAAACACATTTCACTTTCCCATTAATAGACctccacaacatcaacaaaaatcCAATCAACCACAAAGAAATAGTCAaacaaattcaagaagcatcAGAGACATGGGGTTTCTTCCAAGTGATCAATCATGGTGTTCCAGTGTCAGTCCTCAACGAAATGTTGCGTGGGGCACGACGTTTTCACGAGCAAGGTGTCGATATCAAGAAGCCATACTACAGTCGAGATGTTGCGAGGAAGGTGATGTACAATTGCAATTTTGATCTGTTTAGTCATAAAGCTCTTGCAGCAAATTGGAGAGACTCGCTTTATTCTGTTATGGCTCCTAATCCTGCTATGCCTGAGGAATTACCTGAGACTTGCAGGTATTTTTTAATGAGTTCAACTTCTATATACTTACAATATAAACGAATTTTTACACTATTGCATAATCTAAAAGAGAATTATATGTGACTGACCATTATAAGTGAGGTTAATAACTTGAAAATTAAGGTGCTGTTACATGTTACAAGACACCAGCGTAAATCTTTTTTCACAATGTCACTATTGTATATAAGTTAATAATATATCCTTTTCTGAAAACTGCTTCATCTGTTTCACTTTACGTGACACATTTTCTCAGGCTATTTTCTTCATaatatatcttcttctttttttgaaaattatacAATGTATTTCACTTTATGTGAGACTTTTATTTTTCTCGGACAATTTTCACTATCAAGCTGACTTTTCAATCATTACTTCATGTTTTTCGTTAATAAAcattaaaataatatacaaattaGTCATATAACAAGGAGCAGCATGATACATTACTACAAAAATGATGCTTCTCTTATGATATTGATAAGTCGAGCCTTCGCTCTTGTCTATAATAAATGTTCGAGGATTGAATCATCTATTCATAGTTAGTGTTCGCTTTAACCATGTGCACCAGTTAGTGTATTGATTTTTGGCTATTAGATAAAATTACAACAGCATGATAACTATATAATAGAATGTAACGTGTTACAACTGCTAGTGTCATATTCCTAttagtgtatataacttaagtCCCTTTAATTTATCAAACTTTTGCATCCTTGCAGGGAAATTACAATTGAATACTCAGATCATGTGATGAAATTGGGATACACATTGCTTGAATTATTATCAGAGGGTCTTGGTCTCAAACCTAACCATCTCAAAGAAATGGGCTGTGCTGAGGGACTAGGCATTTTGTGCAATTACTACCCTTCATGCCCACAACCAGAACTTGCAATTGGCACAAGTAGACATGCTGATAATGATTTTTTCACAGTGCTCTTGCAAGATGATATTGGTGGACTTCAAGTTTTTCATGAGAATCAATGGGTCGATGTTCCTCCTACTCATGGAGCTTTAGTTATCAACATTGGAGACATTCTTCAGGCAAgtcttttttattctttactTCATAACCTTATTGATCTGGCATTGGACAAATTTATGAGTGTTGGTAGAATCGGAATCTTAGAAAGaatgataaaattatttgtatgACTTGGCCGATTTCCCCTCTTTGGCAATCGGTTTCGCTACAAGCCATAATAAGCCACCTTAGGCAAAGGGTGGTCGGCTCACGCACACACTTTGCCGAAAAATTACACGGCGTACATAGGTTAAATATTAgttattatgagtatatatttaattttgcataCCCATGACAcaagtgagaagaaaatttGCACATCCTTCGCCAAATTTCGAAGCTCATAAATAAAAACATCTGACAAAGACCCTGCAATCTAGCTAATTGTCCACCATAGATCGCGGGCATGGAATTGTAAAATCGGGCATTGATGTGTGGATAAGTCGCTTAGATCCTATGTTGC
It includes:
- the LOC132031076 gene encoding protein DETOXIFICATION 41 isoform X1 — translated: MEDQHPLLPSILHSTPNLSDMSSDEIEEFLEHKNVTFKGYLKLFTWESRLLWLLSGAVIVVLIFNYMLGFVTLMFVGHLGSLELAGASIASVGIQGLAYGVMLGMASAVETVCGQAYGAKRYAVMGVICQRAIILHLGAALVLSFPYWFSGPLVKAIGQSETISEQGELFARGLILQLYAFAISCPMQRFLQAQNIVNPLAYIAVSVFLVHVLITWLVVEVLEYGLFGAALAQSFSWWLLVIAQGLYVVISPSCKETWTGFSMNAFNSIWPYFKLTVASAVMLCLEIWYFQGLVLVSGLLPNATISLDSISICMNYWNWDLQCMLGLAAAASVRVSNELGAGHPRVAKFSVVVVNMTSIMFSTILCIIVLIFRVGLSKLFTSDSQVIEAVSHLTPLLAISVWLNGIQPILSGVAVGSGWQAVVAYVNLATYYFIGLPIGCILGFKTSLQAAGIWWGMIVGVILQTCTLFILTARTNWNTEVAKAADRLNEAGNRESEDLADSP
- the LOC132031076 gene encoding protein DETOXIFICATION 41 isoform X2, whose amino-acid sequence is MEDQHPLLPSILHSTPNLSDMSSDEIEEFLEHKNVTFKGYLKLFTWESRLLWLLSGAVIVVLIFNYMLGFVTLMFVGHLGSLELAGASIASVGIQGLAYGVMLGMASAVETVCGQAYGAKRYAVMGVICQRAIILHLGAALVLSFPYWFSGPLVKAIGQSETISEQGELFARGLILQLYAFAISCPMQRFLQAQNIVNPLAYIAVSVFLVHVLITWLVVEVLEYGLFGAALAQSFSWWLLVIAQGLYVVISPSCKETWTGFSMNAFNSIWPYFKLTVASAVMLCLEIWYFQGLVLVSGLLPNATISLDSISICMNYWNWDLQCMLGLAAAASVRVSNELGAGHPRVAKFSVVVVNMTSIMFSTILCIIVLIFRVGLSKLFTSDSQVIEAVSHLTPLLAISVWLNGIQPILSGVAVGSGWQAVVAYVNLATYYFIGLPIGCILGFKTSLQAAVAKAADRLNEAGNRESEDLADSP
- the LOC132031079 gene encoding 1-aminocyclopropane-1-carboxylate oxidase homolog, yielding MAAPNTQQNHASFQKDYDKQSELKAFDDTKAGVKGLIDAGITKVPQIFIHPEALTSINPNKTHFTFPLIDLHNINKNPINHKEIVKQIQEASETWGFFQVINHGVPVSVLNEMLRGARRFHEQGVDIKKPYYSRDVARKVMYNCNFDLFSHKALAANWRDSLYSVMAPNPAMPEELPETCREITIEYSDHVMKLGYTLLELLSEGLGLKPNHLKEMGCAEGLGILCNYYPSCPQPELAIGTSRHADNDFFTVLLQDDIGGLQVFHENQWVDVPPTHGALVINIGDILQLISNDKYKSIEHRVLANKIGPRISVASFFSTGPFTSSRIYGPIEELLSKDNPPKYRATTMKDFFEYSNKKGLDGNSNLSHYKII